From a region of the Paenibacillus lutimineralis genome:
- a CDS encoding ABC transporter substrate-binding protein, translating into MKHFWAKSMAGLLVSTLLLSACSISGGNKANEKPEGTSEDEVVTLKFNTWNSLDAGFDVMIKEFESTHPNIKIDFVSPGDNNSLEAMKRVDLAAASNEDMDVIMVPGTNQLVPRIALDMFEPLDDYMAKEGVAYEDEYKVDLKVNNKYYGLPGTMTTNLVIINEDHLKEAGLEVPKDWTWDEYLEYAKAMTKTENGKTRYGNYFHTWANYASLALNGQMENTGLVMDDHKTANILNPALKKSLELRLQSQKDKSSTPYAEVISQKLNYRPQYLNQDASMLITGSYILVDVGGTETVPANFKTVFAPYPKLNKEDPMVGPISADILTIYGRSKHKEEAYTFVRWFTTEWLTMQGQYLPSWKGADLEKVVDKIISNTQTPEHVDKESLLYVLNNSITPKINVPVSYQPEVEKIFIEEFDRLMLANQDLDTTMKNMNEKIQKLIDDRQ; encoded by the coding sequence ATGAAACATTTTTGGGCAAAATCGATGGCAGGACTGCTAGTATCGACTTTGTTGCTTTCTGCTTGTTCCATCTCAGGGGGAAACAAAGCGAATGAAAAACCAGAAGGAACGAGTGAAGACGAAGTTGTAACCTTGAAGTTTAATACTTGGAACAGTCTCGATGCAGGGTTTGACGTTATGATCAAAGAATTTGAGAGCACTCATCCAAATATTAAAATTGATTTCGTCTCGCCGGGCGACAATAACTCGCTGGAGGCTATGAAAAGAGTTGATTTAGCCGCGGCCTCTAATGAAGATATGGATGTTATCATGGTGCCCGGAACGAATCAGCTCGTACCTAGAATTGCGCTTGATATGTTCGAGCCGCTTGATGACTACATGGCCAAGGAAGGCGTTGCTTATGAAGACGAATATAAAGTTGATTTGAAAGTAAACAACAAATACTACGGGCTTCCAGGAACGATGACGACGAATTTGGTTATTATAAATGAGGATCATTTGAAAGAAGCTGGTCTTGAAGTTCCTAAGGATTGGACTTGGGACGAGTACTTGGAATATGCGAAAGCGATGACGAAAACAGAAAACGGTAAAACGAGGTACGGGAACTATTTTCACACTTGGGCGAACTATGCGTCACTGGCGTTAAACGGTCAGATGGAAAATACAGGGCTTGTTATGGATGATCATAAAACAGCCAATATTCTAAATCCGGCACTGAAAAAATCACTCGAGCTTCGCTTGCAATCTCAAAAAGATAAATCGTCAACTCCTTATGCAGAAGTGATCAGCCAAAAGCTGAACTATCGTCCGCAATATTTGAATCAAGATGCAAGCATGCTCATTACGGGATCTTATATATTAGTTGACGTTGGCGGTACGGAAACCGTTCCCGCTAACTTTAAGACTGTGTTCGCTCCTTATCCTAAATTGAATAAAGAAGATCCGATGGTTGGACCGATAAGCGCAGATATTTTGACGATATACGGTAGATCGAAGCATAAGGAAGAAGCCTACACATTCGTCCGCTGGTTTACCACAGAGTGGTTAACGATGCAAGGGCAGTATTTGCCATCCTGGAAAGGTGCAGACCTTGAGAAGGTAGTAGATAAAATCATTTCCAATACCCAAACGCCTGAGCATGTGGATAAAGAATCTCTTCTGTATGTGCTGAACAATTCCATTACACCCAAAATAAATGTGCCGGTCTCTTATCAGCCTGAAGTTGAGAAAATCTTCATTGAAGAGTTCGACCGCCTGATG
- a CDS encoding carbohydrate ABC transporter permease, with product MQTIRVNRVLVTVLMAVAGIFFIMPFLWMLSASFKPELDVMKYPIQWIPETWRAIENYREVIFGTVPFGLYYWNSIKVTLATTAFSLTISSMAAYGFSKIAFKGRDFLFLVVLATFMIPSQAVLVPQFIIYRWFGLFDSHTGLMLLGASGVLGTFMLRQFFMGINNEIIESARIDGANHWSIFCKIALPLVTPGLATYMILRFIWTWNDYQGPLVFLRSENLYTIQLGIRKFSDMHGEFYSLMMAGTVIAIFPLLLIFIFGQKYVIAGVASGSVKG from the coding sequence ATGCAAACGATTCGTGTTAACCGTGTATTGGTCACGGTTCTGATGGCAGTCGCAGGTATCTTCTTTATTATGCCGTTTCTGTGGATGCTCTCCGCATCCTTCAAGCCTGAGCTTGATGTTATGAAATATCCAATTCAGTGGATTCCGGAAACCTGGCGTGCCATTGAAAATTATAGAGAAGTGATATTTGGTACGGTACCCTTCGGACTTTATTATTGGAACAGCATTAAGGTAACATTAGCTACAACAGCCTTTTCGCTGACCATATCATCCATGGCTGCTTATGGCTTTTCGAAAATTGCCTTTAAAGGGCGCGACTTCTTGTTTCTCGTCGTTTTAGCGACATTTATGATCCCCTCGCAAGCGGTACTTGTTCCGCAGTTTATTATTTACCGTTGGTTCGGACTGTTTGACAGTCATACAGGACTTATGCTGCTTGGCGCCTCCGGTGTGCTTGGAACGTTTATGCTGCGCCAGTTCTTTATGGGCATTAACAATGAAATTATCGAGTCGGCGAGAATAGATGGAGCGAATCATTGGTCGATTTTTTGCAAAATAGCGCTTCCACTCGTAACACCAGGACTGGCAACGTATATGATTTTGCGTTTCATTTGGACATGGAACGATTATCAAGGCCCTCTAGTCTTCCTGCGATCAGAGAACCTTTATACGATTCAGCTTGGCATCAGGAAGTTTTCGGATATGCATGGCGAGTTTTACTCACTTATGATGGCAGGTACGGTCATTGCGATATTCCCTTTGCTGCTGATCTTTATTTTTGGGCAAAAATATGTCATTGCAGGCGTAGCTTCAGGCAGTGTGAAAGGTTAA
- a CDS encoding carbohydrate ABC transporter permease, whose protein sequence is MKQRKQSFYNSIAGYLFVLPMLLTTMLLTIIPIFLSGIISFTDWNFITGLGNIHFIGFGNYEELFKDEHFWRAMKNNLTMILTVPFSMIIALVLAVLIDRVTYFKSFFKVIYFMPFISSFVAVSLLWRVLYHPTSGPINGFLKSIGIANPPLWLADPQYALIAVMIIMVWTGLGFNMILFIAGLQGIPKDLYEAADMDGASKFRQFMNVTIPMLSPTIFFLLITGIIGSFKVFDLVMVLTEGGPAGSTSVIVHYLYEVAFVNLRSGYASAIGILLLFSLMIVTVVQWFGQKKWVNY, encoded by the coding sequence ATGAAGCAACGCAAGCAGTCTTTCTATAATAGTATAGCTGGATACCTATTTGTTTTGCCGATGTTGCTGACGACTATGCTGCTGACAATAATACCGATTTTCCTGTCGGGCATAATTAGTTTTACGGATTGGAATTTCATCACAGGGCTGGGAAATATCCATTTTATTGGTTTTGGCAATTATGAGGAGTTATTCAAGGATGAGCATTTTTGGCGGGCGATGAAAAATAATCTGACGATGATATTGACTGTTCCATTCAGTATGATTATTGCGCTTGTGTTGGCAGTTCTGATTGATCGCGTGACGTATTTCAAATCGTTCTTTAAGGTAATCTATTTCATGCCGTTTATATCCAGCTTTGTAGCCGTCTCATTATTGTGGAGAGTACTATATCATCCAACAAGCGGACCGATTAACGGTTTTCTAAAATCAATTGGAATTGCTAATCCGCCACTATGGCTTGCAGATCCACAGTATGCACTAATCGCTGTGATGATCATTATGGTTTGGACAGGCCTTGGATTCAATATGATCTTATTTATTGCGGGCTTACAAGGGATTCCGAAGGATTTGTATGAGGCTGCCGATATGGATGGGGCTTCGAAATTCAGACAGTTTATGAATGTTACTATTCCGATGCTGTCACCAACCATCTTTTTCTTGCTGATTACAGGGATCATCGGCTCCTTCAAAGTGTTTGATCTGGTAATGGTGTTGACCGAGGGTGGTCCGGCAGGCTCTACTTCAGTGATCGTGCATTATTTGTATGAGGTTGCCTTCGTTAATTTGCGCTCGGGGTATGCATCTGCAATTGGAATTCTATTATTGTTCTCTCTGATGATCGTTACGGTTGTTCAATGGTTTGGACAGAAAAAATGGGTCAACTATTAA
- a CDS encoding sensor histidine kinase, with product MHNFLRKMSLRKKLIMTSILCLMLPTILMLNITNVYSQWIIREHSQESATQSLAIIQSQIRAILEEMISVSNFIQFDAEIKTLLDIAKDDPTAAKRLTTRLEQIAGEKSDLKITLLLEDGRAYSDYSFYDFQPKLFFEKQWFSGMSKLSPFETLFLGAEQNYLPPQSADQQYVIITARAIMEDVSRSPYAYLIVSRTENTIRELFADFKEDIYLLDGQNRILSNRKDELIGQNFDSILDTKALESPSIIHANGENQLYISMPVRFSDWRLVSVARYEQLTEKLNGISRSGILVQILLAVSFLIALTYLLQRFTKPVKVLGQVAKKVEGGNLTIRSNIRGSDEVGSLGRSFDKMLDQIQRTLDQVQIEQELKRRAELSLLQAQIHPHFLFNVLSSIRMQLLMKQDEENAELIGSLSSLLRATISKKDEFITLYAELETVKDYIELMNFTMRHPIEVKMNIKEELWLETMPRFIFQPIIENAYKHAFSSKGGIIAIRIEQIEPIEHMGSMNCHEKNKVMLKIEIEDNGRGMKAADLEALQQRLELQTWEIINVSLADDQQQSTGIGLSNVYDRLKLIFGEQFEMTIRSQDQQGTCVTLMLPLQTGKEDYHV from the coding sequence TTGCATAATTTCTTACGTAAAATGTCGCTTCGCAAAAAACTGATTATGACTTCCATTTTGTGTTTAATGCTTCCGACGATTCTCATGCTAAACATCACCAATGTTTACTCCCAATGGATTATTCGTGAGCATTCCCAAGAAAGCGCAACCCAATCGCTTGCTATCATTCAGTCTCAAATCAGAGCGATTTTGGAAGAAATGATCTCCGTATCGAACTTCATTCAATTTGATGCGGAAATTAAAACTTTGCTTGATATAGCCAAAGATGATCCGACTGCAGCGAAACGACTGACGACCCGATTGGAGCAAATTGCCGGAGAGAAAAGCGACCTGAAAATTACTCTGCTGCTAGAGGATGGAAGGGCTTATTCCGATTATTCATTTTACGATTTTCAGCCTAAGCTGTTTTTTGAAAAGCAATGGTTTTCCGGGATGTCCAAGCTCTCTCCGTTCGAGACCTTGTTTCTTGGAGCAGAGCAGAACTATTTGCCTCCGCAATCTGCCGATCAGCAATATGTCATCATCACGGCACGCGCGATCATGGAGGATGTGTCACGTTCACCATATGCCTACCTCATCGTCAGCCGCACCGAAAATACAATTCGCGAGCTGTTTGCTGATTTTAAAGAGGATATTTATTTGCTTGACGGTCAAAATCGCATTTTATCAAATCGTAAAGACGAGCTGATTGGGCAAAACTTCGATTCTATCTTGGATACAAAAGCGTTGGAATCGCCAAGTATCATTCATGCTAACGGAGAGAACCAGCTCTACATCTCGATGCCTGTTCGATTTTCCGACTGGCGCCTGGTAAGTGTTGCCCGCTATGAGCAATTAACTGAAAAGCTGAACGGTATTTCTCGGAGCGGCATCTTGGTTCAAATATTGTTGGCAGTCAGCTTTCTGATTGCACTCACCTATTTGTTACAGCGCTTTACCAAGCCCGTAAAAGTACTCGGTCAAGTAGCAAAGAAGGTAGAAGGCGGTAATCTCACCATTCGCTCCAATATCCGCGGTAGTGATGAGGTTGGCAGTCTCGGTCGTTCCTTTGACAAGATGCTGGATCAAATTCAGCGCACTTTGGATCAGGTACAGATCGAGCAAGAGTTGAAACGGCGCGCAGAGCTATCACTTCTGCAAGCGCAGATCCATCCGCATTTTTTGTTCAATGTGCTGAGTTCTATTCGCATGCAGCTTCTGATGAAGCAGGATGAGGAAAACGCCGAACTGATTGGTTCTCTATCCTCATTGTTGCGGGCAACGATTTCCAAAAAGGATGAGTTTATTACACTCTATGCAGAGCTGGAGACGGTAAAAGATTATATTGAGTTAATGAATTTCACAATGAGGCATCCGATCGAAGTCAAGATGAATATAAAAGAGGAGCTATGGCTTGAAACGATGCCCCGCTTTATTTTTCAACCCATTATCGAAAATGCCTATAAACATGCGTTTAGCAGCAAAGGCGGAATTATAGCTATTCGCATTGAGCAAATCGAGCCAATAGAGCATATGGGAAGCATGAATTGTCATGAAAAAAACAAGGTCATGTTGAAAATAGAAATCGAAGATAATGGCCGAGGTATGAAGGCGGCGGATTTAGAGGCCTTGCAACAGCGTCTCGAACTGCAAACATGGGAAATTATTAATGTCTCTCTTGCAGACGATCAACAGCAATCTACTGGCATCGGCTTGTCCAATGTATATGATCGTTTGAAACTGATTTTTGGCGAGCAGTTTGAAATGACTATTCGTAGTCAGGATCAGCAAGGAACCTGCGTCACATTAATGCTGCCGCTCCAGACCGGGAAGGAGGACTACCATGTATAA
- a CDS encoding helix-turn-helix domain-containing protein, with product MYKVIISDDHMPMLNYLSANIPWQSLGLELIATCADGEEALEACVTHRPDILITDIGMPIMNGLEVIQLACAANSRLKTIILSCHEDFQYAQRAVQLEVSDYVLKESLRIEQITEILKKLRGKLDAERASQREHQQLQDVVKSNGSTIRATFLRSLIEQPIWNLTEWEEKAESIGIHFHQKMPYLPVMAILEHPNELEERFGGKHNMQFVLLNGLDELITIEGCVLLSFDERSSLIMFPFPKTISRNLYEEIQLLLKQIQIKMIQYLKTGISFYLGGVCENLTELKTQAQQILELGSFRFYAGENCLVKWQAIKMTKDDIFVHYTNILQSIRNCIVGKDKQLAATTVHHWIIHINHLKYPVEAVQGLVLKLVTEIELKYTVMQSFVTNFNVEQFHRIIYAIETLDHLERWLTQYLEQKITSLGAIKDVSLRKEVAEAKRYVIMNPGEKISMEEMAQRIHMNSSHFSRMFKVETGENFISFVTRVKMERAQELLDQSDLTVQEIAEQLGYEHTSYFIKLFRNYSGHSPSEQRRRL from the coding sequence ATGTATAAAGTAATTATTTCCGATGATCATATGCCCATGCTTAACTATCTCTCTGCTAATATCCCTTGGCAAAGCCTTGGACTTGAGCTGATTGCAACTTGCGCTGACGGTGAGGAAGCGTTAGAAGCCTGCGTTACGCATCGGCCCGACATATTAATTACCGATATTGGTATGCCAATAATGAACGGTTTGGAAGTCATTCAACTCGCCTGTGCAGCGAACTCTCGACTAAAAACGATTATCCTGTCTTGCCATGAGGATTTCCAATATGCTCAGCGTGCCGTACAACTGGAGGTCAGTGATTATGTACTGAAAGAAAGCTTGCGGATTGAGCAGATTACGGAGATTTTAAAAAAACTTCGCGGGAAGCTGGATGCCGAACGCGCATCGCAGCGTGAGCATCAACAGCTACAGGATGTCGTAAAGTCCAACGGTTCAACAATCCGAGCCACTTTCCTGCGCTCATTAATTGAGCAGCCCATATGGAATCTAACGGAGTGGGAGGAAAAAGCAGAGTCCATCGGTATTCATTTTCATCAAAAAATGCCCTACTTGCCGGTTATGGCGATTCTTGAGCATCCGAATGAATTAGAGGAGCGTTTTGGTGGAAAGCATAATATGCAGTTTGTGCTCCTTAATGGACTCGATGAACTGATTACTATCGAAGGTTGTGTGCTCCTCTCCTTCGATGAACGCTCTTCGCTGATTATGTTTCCTTTTCCAAAAACGATTTCTCGCAATCTGTATGAAGAGATCCAACTACTGCTTAAGCAAATCCAAATTAAAATGATCCAGTATCTAAAAACCGGCATCTCCTTCTATCTGGGAGGGGTTTGCGAAAACTTGACTGAGTTGAAGACCCAAGCGCAGCAGATTTTAGAATTGGGCTCCTTTCGTTTTTATGCTGGAGAGAATTGTCTCGTCAAATGGCAAGCTATAAAAATGACGAAAGATGATATTTTCGTTCACTATACCAACATATTGCAAAGCATTCGAAACTGTATCGTCGGCAAAGACAAGCAACTAGCTGCAACAACGGTCCATCACTGGATCATCCACATAAATCACTTGAAGTATCCTGTCGAGGCTGTGCAAGGCCTGGTATTGAAGCTGGTTACAGAAATTGAGCTTAAATATACCGTGATGCAAAGCTTTGTTACTAATTTCAACGTCGAGCAATTTCACCGTATCATTTATGCCATAGAAACGCTAGACCATTTGGAACGGTGGCTTACGCAGTATTTGGAGCAAAAGATTACGTCTCTTGGGGCAATTAAGGACGTCTCACTTCGCAAGGAGGTTGCTGAGGCTAAACGCTATGTGATCATGAATCCGGGCGAAAAAATAAGCATGGAGGAAATGGCACAGCGAATCCATATGAATTCCAGCCATTTTAGTCGAATGTTCAAGGTTGAAACCGGGGAAAACTTCATCTCTTTTGTAACCAGGGTCAAAATGGAACGTGCGCAAGAGCTGCTAGATCAATCCGATCTCACTGTTCAGGAAATAGCAGAGCAGCTTGGCTATGAGCATACAAGCTATTTCATCAAGCTATTTCGCAACTATTCCGGCCATTCGCCGAGCGAGCAGCGCAGAAGATTGTGA
- a CDS encoding fatty acid desaturase — protein MKSLQEYTRWKKDMALHGKSDLRKSVWQLVNSIIPFLLLWGLAYETLSISIWISLLLAIPAAGFMIRIFIIFHDCCHLSFLTGKKANTIIGTMTGILTFFPYEQWKNEHSIHHATSGNLGRRGTGDIWTLTTKEYVALSPWKRLGYRLYRNPFVMFGLGPIFIFLYVYRLNRKSARRKERMNTYLTNAALAGLMGLLCWLLGWKEVLLVEGTILYLSGVAGIWLFYVQHQFEGTYYERADEWDFVSAAMNGSSYYKLPKILQWMTGNIGFHHIHHLDPQVSNYNLQLMHDSNAAMQGVPAIGIRLSLQALRYRLWDESSKRFVGFRGLKE, from the coding sequence ATGAAATCACTTCAAGAATACACCCGTTGGAAGAAGGACATGGCTCTTCACGGTAAATCGGATTTGCGGAAGAGCGTCTGGCAGTTGGTTAATAGCATTATTCCCTTCCTCTTGCTGTGGGGTCTTGCCTATGAAACGCTGTCTATCTCAATATGGATCTCACTGTTGCTTGCAATTCCGGCAGCCGGATTCATGATCCGAATCTTCATTATATTCCATGATTGCTGCCATCTGTCGTTCTTAACTGGGAAGAAGGCGAATACGATCATCGGAACGATGACGGGAATCCTCACTTTCTTCCCTTATGAGCAATGGAAAAATGAGCACTCCATTCATCATGCGACTAGCGGCAATTTAGGCCGTAGAGGCACAGGTGACATTTGGACGCTGACTACGAAGGAATACGTGGCACTCTCCCCATGGAAGCGTTTGGGATACCGCTTATACCGCAACCCATTTGTCATGTTCGGGCTTGGACCGATATTTATCTTCTTGTATGTATACCGCTTGAACCGGAAGAGTGCCAGGCGCAAAGAGCGCATGAATACGTACCTCACAAACGCAGCGTTAGCAGGCTTGATGGGACTGCTCTGTTGGTTGCTAGGCTGGAAGGAGGTCCTACTGGTGGAGGGGACGATTCTCTACTTGTCTGGCGTTGCGGGCATATGGCTCTTCTACGTGCAGCATCAATTTGAGGGTACCTATTATGAGCGTGCAGATGAGTGGGATTTCGTTAGCGCGGCTATGAACGGCAGCTCCTATTATAAGCTACCCAAAATCCTGCAATGGATGACGGGGAATATCGGCTTCCACCATATTCATCACCTGGATCCTCAGGTGTCGAACTATAACTTGCAGTTAATGCACGATAGCAACGCCGCCATGCAGGGCGTTCCTGCCATCGGAATTCGCTTGAGCCTGCAGGCGCTTCGATACCGACTGTGGGACGAGAGCAGCAAACGATTTGTGGGGTTTCGGGGTCTGAAAGAATAA
- a CDS encoding HU family DNA-binding protein: MNKEQLIEEVAKSSGFSKKNAEKAVTHVLDSIFEALKQGEEVQLVGFGRFNVRSREARMGRSRRTGEEVELPAGKVPVFTAGVTLKKALN, encoded by the coding sequence ATGAACAAAGAACAATTGATTGAAGAAGTGGCGAAATCTAGTGGATTTTCAAAAAAGAATGCTGAAAAGGCAGTAACACATGTGTTGGACTCGATTTTTGAAGCTCTAAAGCAAGGCGAAGAAGTTCAACTAGTTGGCTTTGGAAGATTTAATGTCCGTAGTCGCGAAGCACGTATGGGAAGAAGCCGCAGAACGGGTGAAGAGGTGGAACTTCCGGCGGGTAAAGTTCCTGTATTCACGGCAGGAGTCACTCTGAAAAAGGCTTTAAATTAA
- a CDS encoding cold-shock protein yields the protein MQTGTVKWFNAEKGFGFIEIEDGNDVFVHFSAIEGDGYKSLDEGQRVQFNVTQGNRGPQAESVSKLY from the coding sequence ATGCAAACAGGTACAGTTAAATGGTTTAATGCTGAAAAAGGCTTTGGTTTTATCGAAATCGAAGACGGAAACGATGTGTTTGTTCATTTCAGCGCGATTGAGGGTGATGGTTACAAGTCGTTGGATGAGGGTCAACGCGTCCAGTTCAATGTGACCCAAGGCAATCGTGGACCGCAGGCTGAAAGCGTCTCTAAACTTTATTAA
- a CDS encoding NAD(P)-dependent malic enzyme — MSIKEEALQAHRVRHGKLEIATKMPLNNKHDLELAYTPGVAEPCKEIAKDKEKAYEYTIKGSTVAIVTNGTAVLGLGNIGPEGGLPVIEGKALLLKKFGNVNAFPICIDSLDPDEIVRTIQVIAPGFGGIHLEDIKAPECFYIEDKLKETLNIPVYHDDQHGTAVAVLAGLHNAMKIVDKSLDSMRIVINGAGASGIAIAKLLLAAGARHMVLCDINGAISENTGSMNEAHQRIAKVTNRDFETGTLEDIIKGKDVFIGVSVEGVLTKKMVQTMNPDCIIFALANPVPEIMPEEAIKGGARIVATGRSDYPNQINNLLVFPGIFRGALDARVRNITDEMKLAAAQGIADLVNDEELNENYIVPDAFDKRPSIAVSEAVIRIARKTGVSRI; from the coding sequence ATGAGCATAAAGGAAGAGGCATTACAGGCACATAGGGTGAGACACGGTAAGCTCGAAATTGCGACTAAAATGCCGCTTAATAACAAACACGATCTGGAGCTGGCATATACGCCGGGGGTAGCGGAACCTTGCAAAGAAATTGCCAAAGATAAAGAAAAGGCCTATGAGTACACGATCAAAGGTAGCACTGTAGCCATTGTAACGAATGGGACAGCCGTTTTGGGGCTTGGCAATATCGGCCCCGAGGGGGGATTGCCCGTTATCGAAGGCAAGGCGCTGCTTCTTAAGAAGTTTGGCAACGTGAACGCATTCCCGATCTGTATCGACAGCCTTGATCCGGATGAAATTGTAAGAACCATTCAAGTTATCGCACCCGGCTTCGGAGGTATTCATCTGGAGGATATAAAGGCGCCTGAATGCTTCTACATCGAGGATAAGCTGAAGGAAACTCTAAATATTCCCGTATACCATGACGATCAGCACGGAACGGCCGTTGCCGTGCTTGCGGGTCTGCACAACGCTATGAAGATTGTTGATAAATCTTTGGACAGTATGCGTATCGTGATCAACGGCGCGGGTGCATCGGGTATTGCTATTGCAAAATTGCTGCTCGCGGCAGGGGCAAGGCATATGGTACTATGCGATATTAACGGAGCAATTTCGGAGAATACTGGCTCAATGAACGAGGCCCATCAAAGAATCGCAAAAGTTACGAATAGGGATTTCGAGACAGGAACCCTTGAAGATATTATTAAAGGCAAGGACGTATTCATCGGGGTGTCGGTTGAAGGAGTGCTGACGAAGAAAATGGTGCAAACCATGAATCCAGACTGCATCATCTTCGCTCTTGCCAACCCCGTGCCGGAGATTATGCCGGAGGAGGCTATTAAAGGTGGAGCAAGAATAGTAGCCACAGGTAGATCTGATTACCCCAATCAGATCAACAACCTTCTGGTATTCCCAGGCATCTTCCGAGGTGCTTTGGACGCAAGAGTACGGAATATTACGGACGAGATGAAGCTTGCCGCGGCTCAAGGCATTGCAGACCTGGTGAACGATGAGGAACTTAATGAAAATTACATTGTTCCGGATGCCTTCGACAAGAGACCGAGTATTGCCGTTAGCGAAGCGGTAATCCGAATCGCCCGGAAGACGGGGGTCTCAAGAATATAA
- a CDS encoding stalk domain-containing protein, with the protein MTLSGAAGVYAGSKLEKISAYLNHGITFKVNGAVQSLTDSNGKKLVPITYQNTTYLPVRVISNMAGINVQFDATSQQIRLETTQGGDNQPAGELMTINYNEAQIKAIKKAYANFESFETAYVPKQMTANDSYVKAAATGDGVNLIFRHMIVNVSPRDYSTDYESKEVKLSNGVIAKWYTPSDTPMLGFQLDDRTVTISSPDGSLSNSQIEQVAVSVAKLK; encoded by the coding sequence ATGACTTTATCGGGAGCTGCCGGTGTGTATGCCGGAAGCAAGCTGGAGAAGATCAGCGCTTATTTGAATCACGGCATTACCTTTAAAGTTAACGGGGCTGTTCAATCCTTAACAGACAGTAATGGCAAAAAGCTTGTGCCAATCACCTATCAAAACACGACGTATTTGCCAGTGCGGGTCATTTCCAACATGGCTGGAATCAATGTACAGTTCGATGCCACCAGCCAGCAGATTCGCCTGGAAACGACACAGGGCGGCGATAACCAGCCTGCAGGTGAGCTGATGACCATCAATTACAATGAAGCACAGATTAAGGCGATCAAAAAGGCTTACGCCAATTTCGAATCCTTTGAGACAGCCTATGTTCCAAAGCAAATGACTGCAAACGACAGTTACGTTAAAGCGGCAGCTACGGGCGATGGAGTCAATTTGATCTTTAGGCATATGATTGTTAATGTGTCACCACGGGATTATTCCACCGACTATGAATCCAAAGAGGTCAAGTTATCTAATGGCGTCATCGCGAAGTGGTATACACCTTCTGATACACCGATGCTGGGATTCCAACTGGACGACCGGACGGTGACGATTAGCTCCCCTGACGGCTCCTTGAGCAACAGCCAAATCGAGCAGGTCGCTGTTAGTGTAGCTAAACTGAAGTAA